The genomic stretch TGTGACATGCTGTTCCCTCCCTCACCGAGATGCAAAAATAACGGCCCAGATGATTCGCAAAATGAGATTGCTGTAGATCCCCGTGACGAGGTCATCGAGCATGATCCCCCACCCTCCCCCCACCCTCTGGACACTGCCCGCGGGGAAGGGCTTGACGATGTCCAGAAACCGGTTGAGGACGAAGCCGAGAAAGAGCGTCATGGGCGTGAGCGAGAGCCCCGCAAAGGTGACCATGGCGCTCACCGCCTCGTCAATCACTATCCGCGGCGAATCATGCTGGCC from Candidatus Auribacterota bacterium encodes the following:
- a CDS encoding phosphatidylglycerophosphatase A — encoded protein: MKRAAILFATCFGAGYAPLAPGTAGAAAGLIPVLLLAQWPWIYGIVAALLFVVGVWASSIAEESFGQHDSPRIVIDEAVSAMVTFAGLSLTPMTLFLGFVLNRFLDIVKPFPAGSVQRVGGGWGIMLDDLVTGIYSNLILRIIWAVIFASR